A window from Urocitellus parryii isolate mUroPar1 chromosome 1, mUroPar1.hap1, whole genome shotgun sequence encodes these proteins:
- the LOC113201106 gene encoding interferon-inducible GTPase 1-like, with translation MGQLFSATPNHAQHQALVPRFTSYFNNFEMGSLIISQKTFSLIVSLLQKGNIQEANSTIRYALKEIDNTQLDIAVTGESGAGKSSFINALRGVGHEEKDAAPVGVVEMTMERTAYKHPNFPNVRIWELPTIGATNLEPKDYLDKVKFREYDFFIIVSATRFKKIDLDLAKAIKTTKKNFYFVRTKVDSDLRNEEMSKPTTFDRQNVLQQIREDCVRNLKKNNIEEPQVFLISNNNLSEYDFPIMIDSLIKDLPAQKRHIFMFSLPNFMEADIERKRDSQLQYICLEAFSAGVSAFTPFKIFFSNNEVEKLKASLNQYRVLFGVDDASLKTLAKHLQVPEEQLKEIIKSPTLLETEKEETIGEMLFRYLKNFFIHGGGPLGAALYYNKIYYLQLYLLDTVTDDAKVLLKAKYSGKLFKPKPHTAADHNRT, from the coding sequence ATGGGTCAGTTGTTCTCTGCTACTCCTAATCATGCTCAACACCAAGCTTTGGTCCCTAGATTTACGTCGTATTTTAACAACTTCGAGATGGGAAGCTTAATCATCTCTCAAAAAACCTTCAGTTTGATAGTGTCACTCCTACAAAAAGGGAACATTCAGGAGGCAAATTCTACAATCAGGTATGCTTTAAAAGAAATTGACAATACCCAACTGGACATTGCTGTGACAGGGGAGTCTGGAGCAGGGAAGTCCAGTTTCATCAATGCCCTGAGAGGGGTTGGACATGAAGAAAAAGATGCAGCTCCTGTTGGGGTGGTGGAGATGACCATGGAGAGAACTGCATACAAACACCCAAACTTTCCCAATGTGAGAATCTGGGAGCTGCCTACAATTGGAGCCACTAATTTAGAGCCAAAAGATTATCTGGACAAAGTAAAATTTAGGGAGTATGACTTCTTCATTATTGTTTCTGCTACACGATTCAAGAAAATTGACCTAGACTTGGCCAAGGCAATCAAAACTACGAAGAAGAATTTCTACTTTGTAAGAACCAAGGTGGATTCTGATTTACGAAATGAAGAAATGTCTAAGCCAACTACCTTTGACAGACAAAACGTCCTGCAGCAGATCCGAGAGGACTGTGTGAGAAATCTGAAGAAGAATAACATTGAGGAACCACAGGTATTCTTAATTTCCAACAACAATTTATCTGAGTATGATTTCCCAATCATGATAGACTCCCTCATAAAGGATCTTCCTGCTCAAAAGCgccacatttttatgttttcattgccTAACTTTATGGAGGCAGACATTGAAAGGAAACGGGATTCTCAGTTGCAGTATATCTGTCTAGAAGCCTTCAGTGCTGGAGTATCTGCCTTCACACCTTTCAAAATCTTCTTCAGTAACAATGAGGTGGAGAAGCTGAAGGCAAGTTTAAACCAGTATCGAGTCCTTTTTGGAGTTGATGATGCATCCCTAAAAACTTTGGCTAAGCATTTGCAAGTGCCAGAAGAACAACTCAAAGAAATCATTAAATCTCCAACTTTATTGGAAACTGAGAAGGAAGAAACAATAGGGGAAATGTTATTCagatatttgaagaatttttttatacATGGTGGAGGCCCCCTTGGTGCAGCtctttactataataaaatatattatttgcaaCTTTATCTCCTTGACACGGTAACCGATGATGCTAAAGTTCTCCTTAAAGCCAAATATTCAGGAAAACTGTTCAAACCCAAACCACACACAGCTGCTGACCACAACAGAACCTAA